The following proteins come from a genomic window of Streptomyces sp. NBC_00539:
- a CDS encoding M4 family metallopeptidase: MSHTPQRRATAAGALVAAAALLAVGIQAGTANADATASSQSTKAAQPNPGAAARLLSASERATLLADANSTTVQAAKALGLGGKERLVVRDVVQDADGTTHTTYERTFDGIPVLGGDLTVHAKGGVTKSVTKATNHEISVADTSPSVAPSAAESQAVSSANAAGAKQAKPSKNARKVIWAAEGAPVLAFETVVGGLQDDGTPSELHVVTDAKTGAKITQWQAIETGTGNTMYSGQVTMGTSQSGSSYTLTDAGRGGHKTYDLKGGSSGTGTLFTNTTDVWGNGAASNRETAGADAHYGAQLTWDYYKNVHGRNGLRNDGVAPYSRVHYGNAYVNAFWDDGCFCMTYGDGTSNTHPLTSIDVAAHEMTHGLTSVTGNMTYSGEPGGLNEATSDIMAANVEFYANNPQDVGDYLVGEKIDINGDGTPLRYMDKPSKDGGSKDYWSSSLGGLDVHYSSGPANHVFYLMSEGSGAKVINGVSYNSPTSDNLPVTAIGRDAAAKIWFRALTVGYFKSNTNYAAARTATLQAAADLYGQGSTTYNNVANAWAGINVGARITSGVSVTPIANQTTQVNTAVSLQVQATSTNAGALSYAATGLPAGLSINSSTGLISGTATTAGTSNVTVTVTDSAGKTGTASFTWTVGTVQQSVFENTNDYQIADNSTVESPITVTRTGNAPSTLKVDVNIVHTYVGDLRVDLVAPDGSVYNLRNRSGGSADNIVQSFTVNASSEVAQGVWKLRVADLASADTGYINSWKLTF; encoded by the coding sequence TTGAGTCACACCCCCCAGCGGCGCGCCACCGCGGCCGGCGCCCTCGTCGCCGCCGCGGCCCTGCTCGCCGTAGGCATTCAGGCCGGAACCGCCAACGCCGACGCCACCGCGTCGTCGCAGTCCACCAAGGCGGCTCAGCCCAACCCGGGCGCGGCCGCCCGCCTGCTCAGCGCTTCGGAGCGTGCGACGCTCCTCGCCGATGCCAACTCGACCACGGTGCAGGCGGCCAAGGCCCTCGGCCTCGGCGGCAAGGAGCGCCTGGTCGTCCGCGATGTGGTCCAGGATGCCGACGGCACCACCCACACCACGTACGAGCGCACGTTCGACGGCATACCCGTGCTCGGCGGTGACCTGACGGTCCACGCCAAGGGCGGCGTCACCAAGAGCGTGACCAAGGCCACCAACCACGAGATCAGCGTGGCGGACACCAGCCCCTCCGTCGCCCCCTCGGCGGCCGAGAGCCAGGCCGTCTCCTCGGCCAACGCCGCGGGCGCCAAGCAGGCCAAGCCCTCCAAGAACGCCCGCAAGGTGATCTGGGCGGCCGAGGGCGCGCCGGTCCTCGCCTTCGAGACCGTCGTCGGCGGCCTCCAGGACGACGGCACCCCGAGCGAGCTGCACGTGGTCACCGATGCCAAGACCGGCGCGAAGATCACCCAGTGGCAGGCCATCGAGACCGGCACCGGCAACACCATGTACAGCGGCCAGGTCACGATGGGCACCTCGCAGTCGGGCAGCAGCTACACGCTGACCGACGCCGGGCGCGGCGGCCACAAGACCTACGACCTCAAGGGCGGCAGCTCCGGCACCGGCACGCTCTTCACCAACACCACGGACGTCTGGGGCAACGGCGCCGCCTCCAACCGCGAGACGGCCGGTGCGGACGCCCACTACGGCGCCCAGCTGACGTGGGACTACTACAAGAACGTGCACGGCCGCAACGGCCTGCGCAACGACGGTGTCGCCCCGTACAGCCGGGTGCACTACGGCAACGCCTACGTCAACGCGTTCTGGGACGACGGCTGCTTCTGCATGACGTACGGCGACGGCACCAGCAACACGCACCCGCTGACGTCCATCGACGTGGCCGCGCACGAGATGACGCACGGTCTGACCTCGGTCACCGGCAACATGACCTACAGCGGTGAGCCCGGCGGCCTGAACGAGGCGACCTCCGACATCATGGCGGCGAACGTCGAGTTCTACGCCAACAACCCGCAGGACGTCGGCGACTACCTGGTCGGCGAGAAGATCGACATCAACGGCGACGGCACCCCGCTGCGCTACATGGACAAGCCCAGCAAGGACGGCGGCTCCAAGGACTACTGGTCCTCCAGCCTCGGCGGCCTCGACGTCCACTACTCCTCGGGCCCGGCCAACCACGTCTTCTACCTGATGTCCGAGGGCTCCGGCGCCAAGGTCATCAACGGCGTCAGCTACAACTCGCCGACCTCGGACAACCTCCCGGTCACCGCGATCGGCCGCGACGCCGCCGCGAAGATCTGGTTCCGCGCGCTGACGGTCGGCTACTTCAAGTCGAACACCAACTACGCCGCCGCCCGCACGGCGACGCTGCAGGCCGCCGCCGACCTGTACGGCCAGGGCTCGACCACGTACAACAACGTGGCCAACGCCTGGGCCGGCATCAACGTCGGTGCCCGCATCACCTCCGGCGTCTCGGTCACCCCGATCGCCAACCAGACCACCCAGGTCAACACCGCCGTGAGCCTGCAGGTCCAGGCGACCAGCACCAACGCGGGTGCGCTGAGCTACGCGGCGACCGGTCTGCCGGCCGGCCTGTCGATCAACTCCTCGACGGGTCTGATCTCGGGCACCGCCACCACCGCGGGCACGTCCAACGTGACCGTCACGGTGACCGACTCCGCGGGCAAGACGGGTACGGCGTCCTTCACCTGGACCGTCGGCACGGTCCAGCAGAGCGTGTTCGAGAACACGAACGACTACCAGATCGCGGACAACTCGACCGTCGAGTCCCCGATCACGGTGACCCGCACGGGCAACGCCCCGAGCACCCTCAAGGTGGACGTCAACATCGTCCACACCTACGTCGGTGACCTGCGGGTCGACCTGGTCGCCCCCGACGGCTCCGTCTACAACCTGCGCAACCGCAGCGGCGGCAGC
- a CDS encoding sugar transferase: MRHVHFPAQRVAGTAVDPTASSSAPPRRLVDKARWYLPAAVTADFLGAAVPVGLVFDAAQQARPVYCAVGAALAWTAVQALRRRYATRTLGESRGVLPVVHDWLILIGVLAVARVVTGESTPRLAALGALLPALLVTVACHKLTYRHLFAARREAQAVSRVLVVGEPEAAEGVIAHLASRTDHPYVVVGVVPVGEGRLDSGVPVAARLDAAPYGPNEDATAVLGAVRSHHADLVLVAPGVRIAGDRLRRVAWALHDAGLELAVFPGLVEISVKRLETLSAGGLAVLRIAPPVRRGVQPLLKSALDRAGAAVGLLLLSPLFLALVLAIRFGSRGPAFYSQRRIGRDGVPFVMWKFRTMVVDADRLKPELAGANENDGLMFKMRRDPRVTRVGRLLRRTSMDELPQLFNVLTGSMSLVGPRPPLPEEVARYDETELRRLSVRPGMTGLWQISGRSDLSWDETIQLDLQYVDNWSFTSDVDVMGRTLRAVVDGRGAY, encoded by the coding sequence ATGAGGCATGTCCATTTTCCTGCGCAAAGAGTGGCCGGGACGGCCGTCGATCCGACCGCGTCGAGTTCGGCGCCTCCGCGCCGGCTCGTCGACAAGGCCCGCTGGTACCTTCCCGCGGCGGTCACGGCCGACTTCCTGGGAGCGGCCGTCCCCGTAGGACTCGTCTTCGACGCGGCGCAGCAGGCCCGGCCCGTCTACTGCGCGGTCGGTGCGGCCCTCGCGTGGACCGCGGTACAGGCGCTGCGCCGACGGTACGCGACCCGGACGCTCGGTGAGTCCCGCGGAGTGCTGCCCGTCGTCCACGACTGGCTGATTCTGATCGGTGTCCTTGCCGTCGCCCGTGTGGTGACCGGCGAAAGCACCCCGCGGCTGGCGGCGCTGGGGGCGCTGCTGCCCGCCCTGCTCGTGACCGTCGCCTGCCACAAACTGACCTACCGTCACCTCTTCGCCGCCCGCCGGGAGGCCCAGGCGGTCAGCCGGGTCCTGGTCGTCGGCGAACCCGAGGCCGCCGAAGGCGTGATCGCGCACCTCGCCTCGCGCACCGACCACCCCTACGTGGTCGTCGGCGTCGTCCCGGTCGGCGAAGGCCGGCTGGACAGCGGCGTACCCGTCGCGGCCCGCCTGGACGCGGCCCCCTACGGTCCGAACGAGGACGCCACCGCGGTGCTGGGCGCCGTCCGCAGCCACCACGCCGACCTGGTGCTCGTCGCCCCGGGCGTGCGGATCGCCGGGGACCGGCTGCGCCGGGTCGCCTGGGCGCTGCACGACGCCGGGCTCGAACTGGCCGTCTTCCCCGGCCTGGTGGAGATATCCGTCAAGCGGCTGGAGACCCTTTCCGCCGGCGGGCTCGCCGTGCTGCGGATCGCGCCGCCCGTGCGCAGGGGCGTGCAACCGCTGCTCAAGTCGGCGCTGGACCGGGCGGGGGCCGCCGTCGGGCTGCTGTTGCTGTCGCCGCTCTTCCTCGCGCTGGTGCTGGCGATACGTTTCGGCTCGCGCGGGCCGGCCTTCTACAGCCAGCGCCGGATCGGGCGTGACGGGGTCCCGTTCGTCATGTGGAAGTTCCGCACGATGGTCGTGGACGCCGACCGGTTGAAGCCGGAACTGGCGGGGGCCAACGAGAACGACGGCCTGATGTTCAAGATGCGCCGGGACCCCCGGGTGACCCGGGTGGGCCGGCTGCTGCGCCGGACCTCGATGGACGAACTGCCGCAGCTGTTCAACGTGCTGACCGGCAGCATGTCCCTCGTCGGCCCGCGCCCGCCGCTGCCCGAGGAGGTGGCCCGGTACGACGAGACCGAGCTGCGCCGTCTGAGCGTGCGGCCGGGTATGACGGGCCTGTGGCAGATCAGCGGACGGTCGGACCTGTCCTGGGACGAAACGATTCAGCTTGATCTGCAGTACGTCGACAACTGGTCCTTCACCAGCGATGTCGACGTCATGGGCCGTACGCTCCGCGCCGTCGTCGACGGCCGCGGAGCGTACTGA
- a CDS encoding GDP-L-fucose synthase family protein: MTSSLPLLPPHARVFVAGHRGLVGSAVARRLTADGHEVLTRSRAELDLRDGAATEAYLRDVRPDAVVLAAAKVGGIMANSTYPVQFLEDNLKIQLSVIAGAHAAGVGRLLFLGSSCIYPKLAPQPISEDALLTGPLEPTNEAYALAKIAGIVQVQSYRKQYGASYISAMPTNLYGPGDNFDLESSHVLPALIRRFHEASAEGREEVTLWGSGTPRREFLHVDDLAAACAVLLERYDGDEPVNIGCGEDLTIRALAETVAEVTGFEGRLAWDTSKPDGTPRKLLDVTRLTSLGWKPGIPLRDGIASTYRWWLDSPMSR; the protein is encoded by the coding sequence ATGACAAGTTCGCTGCCGCTCCTGCCCCCGCACGCCCGCGTCTTCGTCGCCGGCCACCGCGGCCTCGTGGGGTCCGCGGTCGCCCGGCGGCTGACCGCCGACGGCCACGAGGTGCTCACCCGCAGCCGCGCCGAGCTCGACCTGCGCGACGGCGCCGCGACCGAGGCGTACCTGCGGGACGTCCGCCCGGACGCCGTGGTGCTGGCCGCCGCCAAGGTGGGCGGGATCATGGCCAACAGCACCTACCCGGTGCAGTTCCTGGAGGACAACCTCAAGATCCAGCTCAGCGTCATCGCCGGGGCGCACGCCGCCGGGGTGGGCCGGCTGCTGTTCCTCGGCTCGTCCTGCATCTACCCCAAGCTGGCCCCGCAGCCCATCAGCGAGGACGCCCTGCTGACCGGCCCGCTGGAGCCGACCAACGAGGCCTACGCCCTCGCCAAGATCGCCGGGATCGTGCAGGTCCAGTCGTACCGCAAGCAGTACGGCGCCTCGTACATCTCGGCCATGCCCACGAACCTGTACGGCCCGGGGGACAACTTCGACCTGGAGTCCTCGCACGTCCTGCCCGCGCTGATCCGCCGCTTCCACGAGGCCTCGGCCGAGGGGCGCGAGGAGGTGACGCTGTGGGGATCGGGCACCCCGCGCCGGGAGTTCCTGCACGTCGACGACCTCGCCGCCGCCTGCGCGGTGCTGCTGGAACGCTACGACGGCGACGAGCCCGTCAACATCGGCTGCGGCGAGGACCTCACCATCAGGGCACTGGCCGAGACGGTCGCCGAGGTGACCGGCTTCGAGGGCCGGCTCGCCTGGGACACCTCCAAGCCGGACGGGACGCCCCGCAAGCTGCTGGACGTCACCCGCCTGACCTCGCTGGGCTGGAAGCCCGGCATCCCGCTGCGCGACGGCATCGCGTCCACCTACCGCTGGTGGCTGGACTCCCCGATGTCGCGCTGA